One Chromobacterium paludis genomic window carries:
- the aspA gene encoding aspartate ammonia-lyase: MNTRIEHDLLGNRDVPADAYWGVHTLRAIENFPITGQTIGGYGDLIRALACIKQAAAQANRDLGILEPKLAQAIVAACEEIRAGKLHEQFVVDVIQGGAGTSTNMNANEVIANRALELLGHAKGEYQYLHPNEHVNLCQSTNDVYPTALRLAAFWGVLKLVSRMEVLRKSFEDKAEEFKDILKMGRTQLQDAVPMTLGQEFQTYAVMLGEDEQRLKEASALMLEINLGATAIGTGITAHPDYAKLVCQHLSELIGSQLITAPNLIEATQDCGAFVQLSGVLKRVAVKLSKTCNDLRLLSSGPRAGFGEINLPARQAGSSIMPGKVNPVIPEVVSQVAYEVIGNDMTITMAAEAGQLQLNAFEPVIAYSLFRSAGHLANACDTLTEHCVKGITANRERLRLSVENSIGLVTALNPVIGYEAATRVAAEAHANGSSVADVVLAHGLLTREQLDDILQPETLTQPRWVTL; this comes from the coding sequence ATGAACACCCGCATCGAACACGATTTGCTTGGCAACCGCGATGTGCCGGCCGACGCCTATTGGGGCGTCCATACCCTGCGCGCCATCGAAAACTTCCCCATCACCGGCCAGACCATAGGCGGCTACGGCGACCTGATCCGCGCGCTGGCCTGCATCAAGCAAGCCGCCGCCCAGGCCAACCGCGACCTCGGCATCCTGGAGCCCAAGCTGGCCCAGGCCATCGTTGCCGCCTGCGAGGAAATCCGCGCCGGCAAGCTGCATGAGCAGTTCGTGGTCGACGTGATTCAGGGCGGCGCGGGCACCTCCACCAATATGAACGCCAACGAGGTGATCGCCAACCGCGCGCTGGAGCTGCTGGGCCACGCCAAGGGCGAGTACCAATATCTGCACCCGAACGAGCACGTCAACCTGTGCCAGAGCACCAACGACGTCTATCCCACCGCGCTGCGTCTGGCCGCCTTCTGGGGCGTGCTGAAGCTGGTGTCGCGCATGGAGGTGCTGCGCAAGTCCTTTGAGGACAAGGCTGAAGAATTCAAGGACATCCTGAAGATGGGCCGCACCCAGCTGCAGGACGCGGTGCCGATGACGCTGGGCCAGGAATTCCAGACTTACGCCGTGATGCTGGGCGAAGACGAGCAACGCCTGAAGGAAGCCAGCGCGCTGATGCTGGAGATCAACCTTGGCGCCACCGCCATCGGCACCGGCATCACCGCGCATCCGGATTACGCCAAGCTGGTGTGCCAGCACCTGTCCGAGCTGATCGGCAGCCAGCTGATCACCGCGCCCAATCTGATCGAAGCTACCCAGGACTGCGGCGCCTTCGTGCAACTGTCCGGCGTGCTCAAGCGCGTGGCGGTCAAGCTGTCCAAGACCTGCAACGACTTGCGCCTGTTGTCGTCCGGCCCGCGCGCCGGCTTCGGCGAGATCAATCTGCCGGCGCGCCAGGCGGGTTCGTCCATCATGCCGGGCAAGGTCAATCCGGTGATTCCGGAAGTGGTGAGCCAGGTGGCGTATGAAGTCATCGGCAACGACATGACCATCACCATGGCGGCGGAGGCCGGCCAGCTGCAGCTGAACGCCTTCGAGCCGGTGATCGCCTACAGCCTGTTCCGCAGCGCCGGCCATCTGGCCAATGCCTGCGACACGCTGACCGAGCACTGCGTCAAGGGCATCACCGCCAACCGCGAGCGCTTGCGCCTGAGCGTGGAAAACTCCATCGGCCTGGTGACCGCGCTGAACCCGGTGATCGGCTATGAAGCCGCCACCCGCGTCGCCGCCGAGGCGCACGCCAACGGCAGCAGCGTGGCCGACGTGGTGCTGGCCCATGGCCTGCTGACCCGAGAGCAGCTGGACGACATCCTGCAACCGGAAACCCTGACCCAGCCGCGCTGGGTGACGCTGTAA
- a CDS encoding DUF2164 domain-containing protein: protein MAQTYLLSEEQLQTLTPRLQTYLAEQLGVEAGGFEARFLLDFLAQEMGRAIYNKALQDAQTALAARMESLQAAIWELEK, encoded by the coding sequence ATGGCCCAAACCTATCTATTGAGCGAAGAACAATTGCAAACGCTGACGCCGCGCTTGCAGACCTATCTGGCGGAGCAGCTGGGCGTGGAGGCAGGCGGTTTCGAGGCCCGTTTTCTGCTGGACTTCCTGGCGCAGGAAATGGGCCGCGCAATCTACAACAAGGCCTTGCAGGATGCGCAAACGGCGTTGGCTGCGCGCATGGAGAGCTTGCAGGCCGCCATTTGGGAGCTAGAGAAATAG
- a CDS encoding YdcF family protein yields MRGFLLVMLMVVLGFAYVAWSIVEFGQPGEQGGADAALVLGAAAWGHKPSPVFRERINHAVKLYQSGKVRWIVFTGGTPEPGYPAEADVGREFAARQGVPMTAMLVENQSRTTWQNLSNARDIGKQFGIRSYLLVSDPLHMRRAVLMANDLGLRAFPAPTQSSRFRTLSSWSRFLARETWLYVGYRVFRQLS; encoded by the coding sequence ATGAGAGGCTTCCTGCTGGTGATGCTGATGGTGGTGCTCGGCTTCGCCTATGTGGCCTGGAGCATCGTCGAGTTTGGCCAGCCGGGCGAACAGGGCGGCGCCGACGCCGCCCTGGTGCTAGGCGCGGCCGCCTGGGGCCACAAGCCGTCGCCGGTGTTCCGCGAACGCATCAACCACGCGGTCAAACTGTACCAGAGCGGCAAGGTGCGCTGGATCGTATTCACGGGCGGCACGCCGGAGCCGGGCTACCCGGCCGAGGCCGATGTCGGCCGCGAGTTCGCCGCGCGCCAGGGCGTGCCGATGACGGCCATGCTGGTGGAAAACCAGTCGCGCACGACGTGGCAGAACCTGTCCAACGCGCGCGACATCGGCAAGCAGTTCGGCATCCGCTCCTACTTGTTGGTCAGCGACCCGCTGCACATGCGCCGCGCGGTGCTGATGGCCAATGACCTGGGCCTGCGCGCCTTTCCGGCGCCCACCCAGTCCAGCCGTTTCCGCACCTTGTCCAGTTGGTCGCGCTTCCTGGCGCGCGAAACCTGGCTTTACGTGGGGTATCGCGTGTTCCGCCAGCTGTCCTGA
- a CDS encoding YggL family protein: MAFPRNPNSVQRLKRLNARQRKKMRVGEFRELGFHLVAELHEGVDADALLDGWLSCVDEAGISFGGHFDGKGKLEGVAFPVSERKIDDALRGELTAWLQARAEVKSLEASELIDLWHTA, translated from the coding sequence ATGGCCTTCCCGCGCAACCCCAACTCCGTCCAACGCCTGAAACGCCTGAACGCCCGCCAGCGCAAGAAAATGCGCGTGGGCGAATTCCGCGAGCTGGGCTTCCACCTGGTGGCCGAACTGCATGAAGGCGTGGACGCCGACGCGCTGCTGGATGGCTGGCTCAGCTGCGTCGACGAAGCCGGCATCAGCTTCGGCGGCCATTTCGACGGCAAGGGCAAGCTGGAAGGCGTGGCCTTCCCGGTCAGCGAGCGCAAGATCGACGACGCGCTGCGCGGCGAACTGACCGCCTGGCTGCAGGCCCGCGCCGAAGTGAAGTCGCTGGAAGCCAGCGAGCTGATCGATCTGTGGCACACCGCCTGA
- a CDS encoding HutD/Ves family protein codes for MQIYTIDDFRRMPWANGGGMTCELFRLPHPARPEAFAMRFSVAEVESGGPFSHFPGIDRHLGLLDGGGMALERDDGGHLLLDGLGQVVSFAGEIGVQCRLLAGPLRDCNLMLARDWGRGELARLAPAHGETVRLAAADVALLYLQRGEWTRDGQALPSGGLLLLENEAASLLAGRGAVAWRATVRRVRA; via the coding sequence ATGCAGATTTACACCATAGACGATTTCCGCCGCATGCCCTGGGCCAATGGCGGCGGCATGACTTGCGAGCTGTTCCGGCTGCCGCATCCGGCGCGGCCCGAGGCGTTCGCCATGCGCTTCTCCGTGGCCGAGGTGGAGAGCGGCGGGCCGTTTTCGCATTTTCCCGGCATTGATCGCCATTTGGGCCTGTTGGATGGCGGGGGCATGGCGCTAGAGCGGGATGATGGCGGCCATCTTCTTCTGGATGGGCTGGGACAGGTGGTGTCTTTTGCCGGCGAGATCGGGGTGCAATGCCGTTTGCTGGCGGGGCCGCTGCGCGATTGCAATCTGATGTTGGCGCGCGACTGGGGACGAGGCGAGCTGGCGCGGCTGGCGCCGGCCCATGGCGAGACCGTGCGGCTGGCGGCGGCCGATGTGGCGCTGCTCTACTTGCAGCGCGGCGAGTGGACACGGGACGGCCAGGCCCTGCCGAGCGGCGGGCTGCTGTTGCTGGAAAATGAGGCGGCCAGCCTGCTCGCCGGCCGCGGCGCGGTGGCCTGGCGCGCCACGGTCCGGCGTGTGCGGGCCTGA
- the ubiD gene encoding 4-hydroxy-3-polyprenylbenzoate decarboxylase, with product MKYADLREFIAQLEQKQLLKRISAPVSPHLEMTEIGDRVLKAGGPALLFEQPRREGRGYDFPVLANLFGTPERVAMGMGAEDVMQLREIGKTLAYLKEPEPPKGLKDAWGKLPLLKQVLSMAPKEVKKAPCQDIVWEGEAVDLEKLPIQHCWPGDVAPLITWGLTVTRGPNKKRQNLGIYRQQVIGRNRVIMRWLAHRGGALDYREFRQQNPDKPYPVAVVLGCDPATILGAVTPVPDTLSEYQFAGLLRGSRTELVKCIGSDLQVPARAEIILEGHIHPNDMAMEGPYGDHTGYYNEQDSFPVLTIDRITMRENAIYHSTYTGKPPDEPAILGVALNEVFVPILQKQFPEIVDFYLPPEGCSYRMAVISIKKQYPGHAKRVMMGCWSFLRQFMYTKFIVVVDDDVNTRDWKEVIWAITTRMDPVRDTTLIENTPIDYLDFASPISGLGGKMGLDATNKLPGETSREWGTPIVMDDAVKARVDALWSDLGL from the coding sequence ATGAAATATGCCGACCTCCGGGAATTCATTGCCCAACTCGAACAAAAACAGCTATTAAAGCGCATCAGCGCGCCGGTATCGCCACATCTGGAGATGACCGAGATCGGCGACCGCGTGCTGAAAGCCGGCGGTCCCGCCCTGCTGTTTGAACAACCGCGCCGCGAAGGCCGCGGCTACGACTTCCCGGTGCTGGCCAATCTATTCGGCACCCCGGAGCGCGTGGCCATGGGCATGGGCGCGGAAGATGTGATGCAACTCAGGGAGATAGGCAAGACCCTGGCCTATCTGAAAGAGCCGGAGCCGCCCAAGGGTCTGAAGGATGCCTGGGGCAAGCTGCCGCTCTTGAAGCAGGTACTGTCCATGGCCCCCAAGGAAGTCAAGAAAGCGCCGTGCCAGGACATCGTCTGGGAAGGCGAAGCGGTGGATCTGGAAAAATTGCCCATTCAGCATTGCTGGCCGGGCGATGTGGCGCCGCTGATCACCTGGGGCCTCACCGTCACCCGCGGCCCCAATAAAAAGCGGCAAAACCTGGGCATCTACCGCCAGCAGGTGATAGGCAGGAATCGCGTGATCATGCGCTGGCTGGCCCACCGCGGCGGCGCGCTGGATTACCGCGAGTTCCGCCAGCAAAACCCGGATAAACCTTATCCGGTGGCGGTGGTGTTGGGCTGCGACCCCGCGACGATACTGGGCGCGGTGACGCCGGTGCCGGACACGCTGTCCGAATACCAGTTCGCCGGCCTCTTGCGCGGCAGCCGCACCGAGTTGGTGAAATGCATAGGCTCGGACCTGCAAGTGCCGGCGCGGGCGGAGATCATCCTGGAAGGCCACATCCACCCCAACGACATGGCGATGGAAGGCCCATACGGCGACCATACCGGCTATTACAACGAGCAAGACAGCTTCCCGGTGCTGACCATAGATCGCATCACCATGCGCGAAAACGCGATCTACCACAGCACCTACACCGGCAAGCCGCCGGATGAGCCGGCGATTCTGGGCGTGGCGCTGAACGAGGTGTTCGTGCCCATCCTGCAAAAGCAGTTTCCGGAAATCGTGGATTTCTATCTGCCGCCGGAGGGCTGCAGCTACCGCATGGCGGTGATCAGCATCAAGAAGCAGTACCCGGGCCACGCCAAGCGCGTGATGATGGGCTGCTGGAGCTTTCTGCGCCAATTCATGTACACCAAGTTCATCGTGGTAGTGGACGATGACGTCAATACCCGAGACTGGAAGGAAGTGATCTGGGCGATCACCACCCGCATGGATCCGGTGCGCGACACGACCTTGATCGAGAACACGCCCATTGACTACCTGGACTTCGCCAGCCCGATCTCCGGCCTGGGCGGCAAGATGGGCCTGGACGCCACCAATAAGCTGCCGGGCGAAACCAGCCGCGAATGGGGCACGCCCATCGTGATGGACGACGCGGTCAAGGCCCGCGTCGACGCGCTATGGAGCGATCTGGGACTGTAA
- a CDS encoding OmpW/AlkL family protein: MKKLALAAMIGMISASAFAAQGDILARFRVINVDPSASWSNSGVVPGLSVDAKNDTVPELDFTYMITNNIGAELILGTSRHKITANGGDIGKVSVLPPTLTLQYHFMPEATFRPYVGAGLNYTRFYSSGLSALGTPLSVKNNSFGPALQAGADIAINKDWFFNVDVKKLWIQTDVTADKLAGAKLGTLHVDPWVFGIGIGTKF, from the coding sequence ATGAAGAAGCTCGCACTCGCCGCCATGATCGGCATGATTTCCGCCAGCGCTTTTGCCGCTCAAGGCGACATCCTGGCCCGTTTCCGCGTGATCAATGTCGATCCGTCCGCCAGCTGGAGCAATTCTGGCGTGGTGCCGGGCCTGAGCGTCGATGCCAAGAACGACACCGTGCCTGAGCTGGATTTCACCTACATGATTACCAACAATATCGGCGCCGAGCTGATCCTGGGCACCTCCCGCCATAAGATCACCGCCAACGGCGGCGACATTGGCAAGGTGTCGGTGCTGCCGCCGACCCTGACCCTGCAATACCATTTCATGCCTGAGGCCACCTTCCGTCCGTATGTCGGCGCCGGTCTGAACTACACCCGTTTCTACAGCTCGGGCCTGAGTGCGCTGGGTACTCCGCTGAGCGTGAAGAACAACAGCTTCGGCCCGGCGCTGCAGGCCGGCGCGGATATCGCGATCAACAAGGACTGGTTCTTCAACGTCGACGTGAAAAAGCTGTGGATCCAGACGGACGTAACCGCCGACAAGCTGGCCGGGGCCAAGCTGGGCACGCTGCACGTCGATCCGTGGGTGTTCGGCATCGGCATCGGCACCAAGTTCTGA